The following proteins are encoded in a genomic region of Dysgonomonas mossii:
- a CDS encoding ribose-phosphate pyrophosphokinase: MDNNLPFKIFSGTNSRYLAEKICTSLGCPLGKMKIERFADGEFSVSYEESIRGCQVFLIQSTFPSSDNLMELLLMIDAAKRASASSIIAVIPYFGWARQDRKDKPRVSIGAKLIADMLSAAGINRLITMDLHADQIQGFFNVPVDHLYASAIFVDYIKTLDTDNLVIATPDVGGTKRASSYAKYFGLPMVICYKLRKKANEISEMQIIGDVTGMDVLLVDDIVDTAGTITKAADIMKASGARSVRAIASHAVMSDPASERVTQSGLTEMVFTDSIPYSKKCEKVVILSVADVFANAIRRVLSNESISSLYIL; this comes from the coding sequence ATGGACAATAATCTACCTTTCAAAATTTTCTCGGGAACTAATTCTCGTTACTTAGCTGAAAAAATATGTACTAGCCTTGGATGCCCTTTGGGTAAAATGAAAATTGAACGCTTCGCTGATGGAGAATTCTCTGTTTCATACGAAGAGTCAATCAGGGGGTGTCAGGTTTTTTTAATACAGTCCACATTCCCTTCTTCAGATAATCTTATGGAACTTCTATTGATGATCGATGCTGCAAAAAGAGCGTCTGCCTCATCTATAATAGCTGTAATACCATACTTCGGTTGGGCTCGCCAAGACCGCAAAGATAAGCCTCGTGTTTCTATCGGTGCTAAACTTATTGCGGACATGCTTAGTGCAGCAGGCATCAACCGACTAATAACTATGGACTTGCATGCCGACCAGATACAAGGATTCTTCAATGTTCCGGTAGACCACTTATATGCGTCTGCCATATTTGTAGACTATATTAAGACATTAGATACCGATAATCTAGTAATAGCAACACCGGATGTGGGTGGTACAAAACGTGCAAGCTCGTACGCCAAATACTTTGGTTTGCCAATGGTTATATGCTATAAACTTCGCAAGAAAGCAAACGAAATATCCGAAATGCAAATCATTGGGGACGTTACAGGAATGGACGTGCTGCTGGTAGATGATATTGTAGATACAGCAGGTACAATAACAAAAGCTGCCGACATAATGAAAGCCAGCGGAGCCAGATCGGTGAGAGCTATAGCAAGTCATGCGGTGATGTCTGACCCTGCATCGGAAAGAGTAACCCAATCGGGACTTACCGAAATGGTATTTACAGACAGCATCCCTTATTCTAAGAAGTGCGAAAAGGTAGTTATCTTATCTGTGGCTGATGTGTTTGCAAATGCTATCCGCAGGGTATTAAGCAACGAATCTATCAGTTCACTGTATATCCTGTAA